CACACCAGGTCCGAGTGGGTGCCTGGTATTCTCAAAGTTATATCGTGGAGAGTAGTTCACGTAGGCAATTCACTTTAATGTCTGATAAAGAGTCAGGATCCATGCGCACATTAGGATCCTGCtaaactaagaaaagaaaagaaaagaaaagaaaagaaaagaaaagaaaagaaaagaaaacggaCGGACGAAGAAATGAAGCTCCGGATTAGCGACAGACCTGGGCTGGAACAGTCCGGAGTTACTCTGAGGGAAGTTGTGCACTGGTGGGTGGCACTGGATCAACGTGATGACTTAACCTTGCCAGCCAAAACCCAAACTCCGCTCTGACCAGCCCCAAAGCTGCCGGTGCTGGAGTCTTATCAAATACTCCggtctcttctgttttcttcccggGAACGTGGAGCCTGACACCTGAAACTTCACACAAACGCTACCGTGTTTCGGggcttttgcatttatttttttaaagtgcaaCCGGCAAGAATCGGTTGTCGGCGTGCGAAGAGTGAGAGAATAACCTATTTCCTGCACACACAGGAAAAGAACTCATGACAATTCAAGCAGTTCCCTCTCTTCCAAGTAACTTTTTGGTAACCATTCGTCCTGAAATAACCACAAGCAACAAACACTGGGCAATGGCATGGCAACGGCCAGCAGGCGTGCTTGGTCCCCACAGGCGGGCTCCGTGGGGTCTCCGACCCGGTCCGGCCCGGAGCTGCGGCCCCTCAAGCCCCGCATCCTGGCTCCGCGCGACTTTGGCGGGGAAATGCACTTCGCGGGCCCGGACGGGCGGGAGGCTCGCCGCGGGCCGGAGTTTCCGAAGTGTCCCGAGCCCTTCCCGTGGCCTCGGTGACTCCCGGCTGCGGCCGCCCGGGGGCCCACCTGCCCCAGGGCCGCGGGCCGAGCCGCTGCCGAGCCCGAGGGGCGGCGCCGCCCCCCGCCGGCCGAGCGCCTGTCAGCCGCGCCTCCCAGGCCGCGCCTCGACCCGCACGCGCCCAGCGCCCGCCGCACTCACCTGGCGGCTCTCGCCGACCGGCCGCGCGAGGAGAGGCCGCCGCCCGTCGCCAGCCCGCCCGGCAGAGTCCACCTCCCGCCCGCGCGCGCCTCGCGCCCGTCGCGTGCCCCGGAGCGGGTGGGGAGGGGGTCGCGAGCACGCGCGGGCGAGGGGCGCGGGCGGCGGCCACGGAGAAGCCGGCTCGGCCGCGTCCGTCATGGCGCGCGGCGCGGCGGTCGCTCGCTGCGTTCTCTCCGTTCGCTCGCCTTTAGTTTGACCTTTCCCTCCAGTGAGTCTGAGGAGAGCGgccgtgcgcgcgcgcgtgtgcatggCTCCgggtgtgcgcgcgcgcgcgcgtgtgggAAGGGGCCGGGTTCGTTCCCCGACGCCTGACGTCACTGCCATGGCAACGGCAGCCTCCACCCCTCTCTTCCCGCTTCCCGTACCCGCCCCCTCGGCACGTTAAGAGGCGGGGGCTCACGTGCTCACTGAACGCGCGTGCGCACGCACCGGCAGCGCGGAGCCCTGGGCGGTAACCGGGCGGCCTGGAAACTCCTTCTTCTCCTCGCCGTCCCCCGGAATTGGGCCAATATGGAGGGGAGGTGCTAGGGGCGGGCGCACTTGGTTGCTAGGTTGCGTGAAAAATATCCTGAGGTAGTGCGAAAACTCTCCCTCGGTACTGAGCATGTCTGGGGATAGGGGGCGTGTGAGTTGGGCGAGGTGAAGGAGGACATTCGGAGAGTAGCAAGGAAGAGGTTGGACCTTAGGACAGGTCAGTGCGTGTCGAACTGGGACCGCGTGATTGCCTTAGAACGGTctgcttctgcccctctccctatGTGATCATGGGCGTGCAAGTTAAACACTCTGAACTGAATGTCCCGGCAAAAAAAAGGTTATGGATACTAAGAAAATCTGTCGCAAGATGGTCATTAGTACTAAAAGAGTGAATTTGCGAAATGACTCCCCTGGTGCGTGGTAAACACTAAACAAATAGCTGCTATTATGGAGTCCATGACCTAAGAATTTTGCAAGTGGGGACAAGAGTCTCTTGCctttttaagacagtctcactgtgtagccctctttgtcttggaactcacactgtggaccaccaggctagcctagaactcagagctctgtgtgctgggatcaaaagtatAGGCCACCTTCCTCGGAGTGACACAGAACccataataaaacattaaataatcaCAGTCTACTACTGTCATAGGCAGCCTTCAAAGTTCAAGTGTCTTGTGGCTTCTGAAACCACCTTTTAGGGGGAGGAGAATAAAAAATTGCAGGGAACAACTCTTTCCCCTTAAAGATCTTCCCTTGGGACTATGGAATCACTTCTTAATCTTATGGCTTCTCATTCGGAATTTAAGGGCTAGATCCCTAAGTTACTTAAGGGGAGCAATTCTGTACCACccacaaaatcaacaaaattgtCCTTTCCACGATTCCTCAACCTATGTAAATTTACTGcaagttttctttaaaggtgcTTCTCAAACGTCTAGGTATATGAAGAAAGGATAATTTACTTAACCAGTATTTTCTAGTGAAGGTGGGAAAGAAGGCTGTCCCACCCTGCAGGCATCCAATGACCAGATCTGGGAAAGGTAGGCTCCTTAGATTTCAGGCCAGCTGGTTACCTCCTCATCCTCAAACGTCTGATTGAAACCCTTTGGGTTACCCTCTTAATTGCAGTCTGCCTCCCAGAGTCTCTGGGCTATCACAGGACTATTTCTATAGTTGCTGTTTCTGTCGTATAACCTCAAACCTAAAACTGGCCTTGATAGATAACATTACCCAAGCTCCTCAGATATACTCTGGAGTTTTATACTTTCTTCCCAAAGTAGTAGTATTTATGtacccttttcctctctttggacaCAGTTCCTCACAGGCTTCATGTTCTGCCACCTGCAAAAGTCCGCTCAGAACATCTATGTTTTGTCCAGTGTATCACTTAATACCCACTTCTTTAAACTTAGGTCATTTGTCTTCTTCCTTGGTCTGTAAAACCATAAAGGAAGGAAGCATGTTCACTTCAATTTGGCCATATCCTGCCTCTCCCTCATACCATACACAGGACCACTCAGGCAGCCACTTACCAAATTGCTAGTGAGGCTCCCTGCCTATAAGGTTCTTAAAAGCAGAGTTGACCAGCTCTGCTGTATGAGAACTTAAGCTTCCCAGCAAGTCTTGGACTACTCTCAAAAGCAGCTGAAACTTCAGAGTTACTCCTGTGCAGTTGAATTAAGTGCTGACGATAACAAGTTACTAGGCAGAACAAGAAATGAGGAGACCAATGAAGATCAGTTGCTTTTGCGGACCTAGGCTTTTCAGATGCTGTTAAGGGTAAGACAGACAGCAGGCGAAATGCCCAGGGTCTGTCAGCGGTGTTGCTCCCTGGAAAGGGAGAACTTATGGGCAAGGAGAAATGCCCATATCAATCAGAGTTTATATATGCTGGCCTGGCACCACCTGGCCCTTCGTCTGATTTGGCACATTTATCTGAAGCCCGATGGCATTCTTGTGTCTACTTGTGACTACTATTCTGTTTCTTTGATATGCCGTTTAATCCTTTAAATAAATCTTCCCAAAATGATTTCTCTTATTGTTCACTGTGTTCTTGGAACTGCCAAGTGCCCAGCAGCATTGACTCAGAGTCATCTCTGTTTCCCCTGTATCCATTCTGTCTTTGGCATCTGCTAAAAGTATTCTTTCCTGTGGTAGATGTTAAATAGTTCATCTGAAATGGTGTCCATTGCCATGATACAAGCCATCTTCTCTTGGTGTATTTTTTGGGGGGTACTTTATTGGGTTCTATCATCTACTACTCTTCCAACCCTTATTCTACCCCAGTCCCTTCCAACcacccaacactaggtaggagaaatataaggttagaggggaaaggcaGCATAGccctctttagactacttcctgctgaataGGGGCATCGGGTTCCTTTGGAGCAAGTCCAAGCTCTACtgtcaggatatctccaaccagcaatccagcaataaCAAACAGCAGCAGGGACCAGCAGCAGCCGGGGCAGCAGTAGCCACCGCAGTCCCTCTCAGGGTTCTCACATTTGCACCCTCTCAAggattcccagaattccaaacacaaACTATCTGCAGTTGGCAAAACTCATGCCCCTCCTAGACCATGGGACAGTCATAGTTAGCAGCTGTGGGCAATCTGAAGCAGACCCATACTTCAtacctggaattaaaacaaaaacatattcacataacataaacTGGGTTTTTAGAGAAATCAAAATTATCTCTataatcttccttttttttttttttttttttgactcatcCCAAACCTTCTGACTGGACGTTTTGTCTTGCCTTGGGACCGTTCAGTACCAATTCATGCTTATACACTAGATTCCAAAGACCACTCTGAAAGGTAAAAACATGGCGTTTCATCAGCTAGCTTGAAGCTCTTTTAGATTCCAGCCCACTCACTGGCCAGACTTCTTGTATGGCTTTTGATGCAGTTTGCCTCAGCCATGTCTCTCCCTCCTGCAAGGGTTGTTTTATTCTATGGACGCTGAAAGTGTTCAGTACATCCTATGTATCATGTTCTTTGTGCAaacaggcccacctgcctaggatTCTCTGCTCTGGTCTCTCTACCAGGGTAActttctctgtgactttgaagTTTGTAAAAAATTGCCCATGCTGTGCCCTCTGgggtttcttcttttcctgttttgtaaCTACCTCATATATTTTTAGGTCTTTTATTCTGAACCAGAGTATGAGATTCTAGAGATGTTGGGCCTTGACTCACCtcattcatgtatgtatttctGGCACCACCTCACCACCTGCTACATAATAGATATTCCATAATTGTTTATTGAATATATCAATGCATTGAGCCTTGTACTTCTTAGACAACCAGGAAGAGAGAATGTCAATTGAGAATTGCCCCCTTCAGATTGGCCAGTGGGAACTTTCTTGGTTAATGactgatgggagagggcccagcctactgtgggttgtataagaaaacaagttGAGCAAGATACAGGGGGTGATCCTATAGGGAGtgtttctctgtgcttcctgcttcTGTTCCCTGAGCTTCTACCCTGACTTCCTCAGTGATAGACTTTATTTGGTGTTGTAAGACAAGACAAACCCTTTCATCCTCTAGGTTGTTAATTGAGTGGTTTATCATAGTGACAGAGGCGCACAGCAGGTCAAGCCttatgaagggaaaaaaaaaacaaaaatactgtatTTATTCAGTTCTTCACCAAGCTATGTCTAGAATTATGGGAGTAATCAGCAGGTAACGCATGAGTTAGAATTCAGTCTGTAGGACTGCCATGTATCAGGGAGGGAGCATCTGTTGGTTAGCTCAGTCTCCAACAACCTTCTGCACTAGGCAATGCTCTCTTCATTCTACAGACAGAGACATCAATCAGTTGGGGTGCAGAGGGTGACTGGGCCACAGTCATGCTTGATTGTGGGGAAAGGTAGGATTGATTCTGGAAACAGGTCTTCATGTAAGTTGCAGGGTTACTATCCTGCTCTGCTGCAGTGACAGTGGTAATCGTGACCAGGttcctgtttcctctttctcttagACAAATCCCTGCTCTCCTGCCAGCATGAAGAGACGTTATTACTTTATAAAGGATGAACATGTGCAAGTCAAGCTAAATGGCTTCTTTTTGGAGTCATTTATCTGTAATTGGgttaaaattatagttttaagGCCAGGTAAGGGatgcatgcctttcatcccagcacttggcagaaagaagtaggcagatcttttgtgagtttggggccaaccagggctatgtaACAGGACCCTGTCTTAATAAAGTTGCAATGTTTTAGAAAATAGATGTTGAGTATGAGGATGTGAAGGACCCAACTAATTAATCCCCCAcccattgacttttttttctttccttcctttgcttttccTATTTtcccccaacttttttttttttttagcaaatatTTAAACCATTTATTGCCATTAAGTTACAGATCTGAATTACATATGGAAAACACCAATAGTTGTTATCACTGGAAATATGTGTAGACATGTGACCAACTGAGGGTTATATTATAGGCATTAAAGAAAAAGTCAAGAATTTGAGTACTTAAGTGCTTGTAGTTATAAAATTTTGttcccttagattttttttattacacaaATCCCAGtagataatatacatattattagAGATTGCTATAGCTAAAACCATCATTCAAGATTATTAAATTAGTTGCACATTTTGAACTACTCTTGATGAAGACAAATAAAGTTTAGCATTGATAAGGCAGCAGAGAGTTGGTTTAGGACTCTCGGCTATTCAATAATGTTGGCATGGCCATTAAAGATAgcattctgtgttttcctctcagCACGAGTATTCATACTGATGTGATctgtggtggcagcagtggctgGAGCACTGTCCCTTTCAAGAGCTGGTCCTTGCACTGCTATGCAGATGGCCACTTACTCATCTGGTAGTTGATAAGTCGTCCTCCCTGAGTAAGCTGAGCTACGTCATTTGTTACATGGCATGCAAACAGAAGCCAGTTTCGAGGTTGTACCTTGTAGGCAAATCTCATGAACCTCAGAGAATAGCAACAGAGGGCGAAAGTCATCTGCCCACTGATAATCTCTGGAGATTTCTTCATGTCATTGATAGCAGCAATGGGGAGACCCCAGTTGGCAACTGGGCCCCAGAAGTGCGTACTCATGAGATAGTCCCGGAAGTCCTTGCTCCGGACATAGTTCGCAGCTCCAGCCATGGCCGTGTCGTTGGCAGTGAAGCCGCTACACAGACAGATGACACAAACAGGCTGAGGCCCTCTGCGCtcagagtaagttgataagcctctgacgctgtgtcttcactgcatccagctagaattccaggacatagaATTTCGAGCAGGTCTtcttagcttgcttgatgagtagatacaccaaggctgtgtattctgcaatatacaattctcaaattttagtatcaagataattttttgtttgaattctggaatctagtcttctggtggcctgcctctgtcatgtctaatccatataattctgggagtttctatgagggtgtgctcacaccatcctcccatttctgcctccctgctcttgaattccccaacactagggaatccaaactttcaggcaccaaggccctttacttccactgatgcctgacaacgCCACCTTCaactacatatacaggtggagtcatgagttcctccctttgtgttcttgggctggaggttttagaatggctactccagcttgtttcttaggaccatttgcttgaaaaattgttttccagccttttactctaaggtactgtctgtctttgtcactgaggtgggtttcctgtatgcagcaaaatgctgggtcctgtttacgtatccggtctgttagcctatgtctttttattggggaattgagtctattgacgttaagatatattaagaaacagtgattgttgcttcctgttatttttgttattagaggtgaagttatctttgtgtggctatctttttttggatttgttggaagaggattactttcatgctctttctagagtataatttccctccttgtattggagctttcccactattatcctttgtaatgctgggtttgtgggaaaatattgtataaatttgattttgtcatggaatatcttggtttctccatctatggtaattgaaagttttgctgggtatagtagcctgggctggcatttgtgctctATTAGGttctgtataacatctgtccaggatcttcttgcttttatactatctggtgagaagtctggtgtaattctgatgggtctgcctttatatgttacttggcctttttcccttactgcatttaatattctttttttgttttgtgcattttgtgttttgattattatgtgacgtgaggtctttcttttctggtctagtctatttggcattctgtgtgcttcttgtatgtttatgggcatctcattctttaggttagggaagttttcttctataattttgttgaagatatttattggccctttaagttgggaatcttcactctcatctatacctattatccttacgtttggtcttctcattgtgttctgtatttcctggatgttttgtattaagaacattttgcattttgtgttttatttgacaattgtgtcaatattttcagtggtatcttctgcccctgagattctctcttctatctcttgtattctgttggtgatgcttgtgtctatgactcctgatctttttcctaggttttctatctccagggtagttgccctttgatatttctttattgtttctatttccatttttatgtcctggatggttttgttcaatttcttcacctgtttggttgtgttctcttgtaattctttaagggatttttgtgtttcctctttaagggcttctatctgtttacctgtgttctcctcaaatgctttgaaagtgttatttatgaccttcttaaagtcctctatcatcatcattagaagtgattttaaatctgaatcttgctttcctagtgatatggggaattcaggactttctaattcgagagaactaggttctaatgatgccaagtaccctgggttgctgttgcttatgttcttgtgcttgcctttcgccatctgtatctccttagtgctacctgccctgtctctgactggagcctgtttttcctattatcttgtttgtatcagaactgtgtaggGTGGGTATTACTActagggttagagctggggcccaagatctgttcagtgctcaggcatagactggaaggaaccagtgttctgggccaggagtgaatttctggtttctagtgggtcccagttactccctatttgggTCAGGTGTTGATGtctctttacctaagatactgccctgttagagctcctgggaggcctgcatACTCTGGGTTTTATGATATCGGGTGCAGAGCtcctgcccaggatctgctcagtgcttgggcccagacgggaaggcatcttttttctttttaatcctcattcCCTCTCTGGAGAACATGTTGACTGACTGGCCTGGCTCTGTTAAACCTCCTTCCATGTttatccttttcctctttttaatcacagactattaaaaacaattctcaGTTCACAATACTGCTACTTAACAGAGAGAGCTGACTTATGTCTTGATATTTTAAAGACAGCACTTGAAAAGTTGGGTCTTAAAGCTGCTGCTTATGTATTCACCTcattagaaagaaagaacatttggTTTTTGTCTTGAGAGGCTTTCTTGCTCCAGGATTGTTGAGAGGGCTGTGGAGTCCTCCTGAGCTGTGACAAAGTTCTAAGCACATCCTGCCTGGAGGGCACTCCCCTGTGGGAAAAATGAACCTCTCtgacaaggcaggaacttgaatgGTATCATGGTGAATGAGGGGGCTGGAGTCTTGGAGAAATAAGAGCCCATATCTGCTGCATTAGCCAGTCAGTTCATTCTATTCAGTTGATGCACCCTGCGAATCAGTTCTTCAGGTCTCCTGTCCCTTTAGATGTATATAAATAAGGCAGGGTTATGCATAGCAGAGCACCAAGGCAGCTATTCGCATAGACATAAGAATAGTATCTTCAGGGCTAAACTATATTTCATCTTAATAACATCTGTAGTAAGGCCGTGTCTCTCCACTTTAGCAATTTAAATGATGACTCATTGATGATagaaatatttacagaatatcCACTAATTGTAACCTTGCAAACAACAAATGGATTTTAGTACACAAACGGAAGCGAAGATATGTGCCTATTTAAGGTGCTCATTCGATTGATATCATTACCATCCATTTGTTTATTCTGTAAAACAGCAGTAGGGCATCTGCTAAATATAGACACAATCCAAAATAACAAATGTATTGAGCACCAATTACACATCTTAGAGAAACTATTTGATGCCTTTGAACACTTTCCATTTTATGACTTGTTATAATAATATGAAAGTGTTTTTGCAGATCCTCTTTATTTCAGTGGCATCTAGTAAACCCTGGGGGTGACATTTGGCTCATCTGTTTCACACAATCCAATCTGGAAGAATGCACTAGTGAATATAAAGTTTTAATGcagtgctattttttttcttacctgtATCAAAAGAGGTGTCAGGGAGGTAATTTGGCTTACCTAGGGGTGTCCTGGGAACACTGGGACAAACAATCCTTATTGGATGAGTCTAGCAACCCATCATTTAGGGAAGAGAGGAACATCAGGGTGTATCCCCAAGGATCCTTGGAGCTGTGGGGGAAGCTGTTCTCCGGCGAGAGGTTTGGACTGTTATGCAAGCAAGAAATCATTGAAAATGTGTGGACTTGTTCCTGTTGCAAGATTTCCTTGTGAATTAAtgcaaaaagcaaataaataaccaTATTTGCACCCCAAGTATGTGAAGACAGCCATACAAGGAATGGTAAATCTTCACTTCGAAATACCTAATTAAGTAAGCTTCTGTCTCCTTATATATTGCTTCAAAGTCTCCCAAGTCTTGCTGTATGTGAATGTTACTTCTGGAATATTATGACAGTATCAGAAGCTAATACACGGTTTGCAGAGGATGAGAAAAAGAGCAAGAGCTCTGAAGAATCAATATACTATGTATGGTTAAGAGTCTCCCACATACCCAAGCATCTACAGAACAGAGCAATGGGTGACCACACCTGAGCTACTCTCAAACCACTTTTCAACTATCATTATCAGCATCAATATATTCCCCATCATTATTTCCCCATCATTATTTCTAAATTCAGATACCTAAGTGGCCTGAAGTTATGATtatgtctgttcatagcaatgcTGGAAGAATAAACGACTTCCTCCAGGGAGCTGATGGGCTCCCTTTTCTGGTTGATAGACTTATCTCTCTGTAATGTCTGTCTAAGACACCATGAAGTGGGCAGTGTTACACTGGGCAAATGTGTTTGCATGGCTTTCAGGATGGTCCATAGTCACAGAGGTGACATTTCCTGATGTTTTGTGACAGAAGCAGTAAAGATGACTGGCAAGGCTAAGTGAGCTCTCCCTTCTCCCTAAGGTGGGTTGTGGGGTCCACCCAACAGAGGTCAGAGTTGTTCTCTCTGCAGAGCATTCAGACTTTGTGCTGGCCTTGTCCTTGGAGCCAAGCTAGAGATAATAGCTATAACTTACTAATGAATAGAGAGTAGTTTTGCTAAACGATGGCAACATCTATGCTTCCAGGAGAGCTGCAGAAGTTATTATTTTCCATTGTATTTGAAGTTATAACCTGTTGTGTACATGGAGGCCATTAAGTAAGGCCTTATTTACGCTAATTGAAATAATTACTCGAAATCGTTTGGTTCTGTGCCCTAATATAGCTCTAACCAGTGTCGTCAGCTGTGAATGCTGATCATTCTTTATGAGTAACTACCACGTGTGAAGTACTTATCCAAGTGCTTTATGCATGTCAGGTATTTAAGCTTCACACTGGCTTTGTGATGTAGGCTTAGGACCCCACCctaaagacagaaagcaaaaatTCAAAGCATGTAAGCAACTTCCAAAGCATCAGCAGAAGAATGAATCCTATCCATGTAACAAGTTCCCTGGTGTTCTTTGATAAACAGAACCTGAGTCTCAGGGCATGTGAGAGACAGTTCCAAAttcaagaacattttaaataagatttttattGGCGAATTATAAACATGCAAAAAATAGAGACATATCCTTATCAAGCAACTCCTACCAGGAATAATTTGGAATTAAAGGTCTTTGAAAAAATTCCTACCTTATTTTTGTGGGAAGATAGCCAAATCCATAATAAGCATCTCGCTAAATGAGGAACCCGGGACTAAATCTTATTTATAGAGaccaaagattatttttattttcatctcacATCCTTATTCTCTGGTTGCATGTGCAGTTAAGACAGAAGTAGCAAAGAACAGGAAGACGGAATTTGGACTGTTCAGTGTTCATCCTGCTACACATATGCATCTCAATCAAGGGACAGGTTGATGCTGAGTCTGCAGTCTCCTCCTATGTCATCATCTGCGGCAAAACTGCAGGTACGCTCCATAGTGGGAGGGGGGCAGGTACTGGGCAGTTTATGTTTAATAAATGACTAATGTAGAATTGGTGGAACAAACAATGTACTGTAGTCTGTTCACTCTGGTTCACCAGAGCCGATCGTACATTTCTCCCCAGTTGCCCACTTTATCACATTATCGGCTGTAAATTGACCACAGTGAACACTGGTGATTGCTGTGTGTCAGGACTGATCTCCCCCAGAGAGGCAGCTATTAAATATTTACTAGCACACTGCTGGGGATATTATATTATTGTCTTCAAAATATCTTCTCATCATTGATTTGGGCAGATTCCCCATTGCTTCTCTCTGTGAGAAGGAGAAACTTCACCCATTTTTATTAGTTTGATACTGGAATAACTTTGGTCCCTGGAGCTTAAGAAGTACACCTGTTACTTGGAAGAAAAATGTATttgccagctttttttttcctacagcaaAATATCTAAGTTATAAGGAGAAAGACTTATTTTGTGTATAGGTC
The window above is part of the Arvicanthis niloticus isolate mArvNil1 chromosome 13, mArvNil1.pat.X, whole genome shotgun sequence genome. Proteins encoded here:
- the LOC143434095 gene encoding uncharacterized protein LOC143434095: MHTRARTAALLRLTGGKGQTKGERTERTQRATAAPRAMTDAAEPASPWPPPAPLARACSRPPPHPLRGTRRARGARGREVDSAGRAGDGRRPLLARPVGESRQDGLTNLPSNWQCIWSPTSPLLKYQ